A genome region from Bemisia tabaci chromosome 3, PGI_BMITA_v3 includes the following:
- the Srrm1 gene encoding uncharacterized protein Srrm1: MMYTGTTAEQDTRFSDKEKKLLKQMKFGDALTRRVDMSKVKFDTIKPWISQKITKLLGMEDDVVVEFVFNQLEAEKFPDPKKMQINLTGFLNGKNARVFMTDLWELLLSAQDSVTGIPEQFIEKKKEEIKKRMEEQEKINDIAKKLEKERESRDKKKDKRRSHSRERHRSKDKDRHRDRDRDDKKSRSKDHKRSRSRSRSISKKEDKAKLDNGTARSSSPQNENGKSDDAEGKKGKGDDTKSTSRSRSRSKSGDRSESGSPVKVKKENRSRSRSGSSGSDSARNGDADNGNHKKRSPSHSRSRSRSKSKSDRRDKSRSSSSSSSSSKHSDKASKDSDFEIRKKENSIQKKRQYRSNKDESSDSDSDHYRKGSRHGRDRRDKSRSRSRRRSKSRSRDRYSRRSSRRSADRDRERERERERARERERRFRERARREREERQRREEERRERERERRERERREREREQRERERERERREREREREREKEKEKEREREAERERERAKAATRDRDREKDRKDRDRDVDRKRRRSSSRRRSRSTSRRSKSKSPYSRSLSRTPSPFKKSEEKEAKSSKHDKSRDRDRSSEGKSTSRRKSESPDHRRRSSDAHHKKSKDSSSESDDDDKSKKKKKRKHESSDSEKSEVEKVKEKKKKKRKDSSSSEEDEPAKKKHKKDSSSSERSVEKASKKKKKKKSKASSSSSEESDGDEKKKKKDKKHKKHKKHKKHKKHKKRKEDASSSDSDVDSEPSEEREQRLREKALKSMKKQKQQKPSEESGSSSD, translated from the exons ATGATGTACACG GGGACAACAGCGGAGCAGGACACTCGCTTTAGTGACAAAGAAAAGAAACTTCTCAAGCAAATGAAGTTTGGAGATGCACTCACCAGAAGA gtTGACATGTCCAAAGTCAAATTTGACACCATCAAACCCTGGATCAGTCAAAAAATCACCAAGCTCCTGGGAATGGAAGATGATGTCGTGGTGGAATTTGTGTTTAACCAGCTTGAAGCAGAAAAG TTTCCAGACCCCAAGAAAATGCAGATCAATCTGACAGGTTTTCTAAATGGGAAAAATGCTCGTGTTTTCATGACTGACCTTTGGGAGCTCCTTCTATCTGCCCAAGATTCAGTGACAGGCATTCCGGAGcaatttattgaaaagaaaaaagaagaaattaaaaagagaatg GAAGAGCAAGAGAAGATAAATGACATTGCCAAGAAATTGGAGAAAGAGCGGGAATCCAGGGATAAAAAGAAAGATAA GAGGAGGAGCCATTCCAGGGAGCGACATCGATCAAAGGACAAGGATCGCCACCGTGATAGGGACCGAGATGACAAGAAGAGTCGTAGCAAAGATCACAAGAGATCTCGATCCAGATCCAGGAG TATTTCGAAGAAGGAAGATAAGGCAAAGTTAGATAACGGCACTGCTCGGAGTTCCTCTCctcaaaatgaaaatggaaaaag TGATGATGCTGAGggcaaaaaaggaaaaggcGATGATACAAAATCTACCTCACGATCCAGATCACGGTCTAAATCCGGTGACAGAAGCGAATCAGG GTCGCCAGTGAAGGTGAAAAAAGAGAATCGATCCAGGTCAAGGTCTGGATCTTCTGGCTCAGATTCTGCCCGGAATGGTGATGCTGACAACGGCAATCACAAAAAACGCTCTCCATCGCACTCAAGATCTCGCTCAAGGTCCAAATCGAAGTCTGATCGCCGTGACAAATCTCGCAGCTCAAGTAGTAGTTCCTCATCATCGAAGCACTCTG ACAAAGCTTCCAAGGACAGTGACTTTGAAATTCGCAAGAAAGAAAATAGCATCCAAAAAAAGCGTCAGTATAGATCAAACAAAGATGAATCCTCTGACAGTGACTCGGACCATTACCGAAAAGGTTCCCGCCATGGCAGA GATCGCCGTGATAAATCTCGATCTAGATCCCGCAGACGCTCTAAATCGCGCTCTAGGGACCGCTACAGCCGCCGAAGTAGCCGCAGGTCTGCTGATAGAGATAGAGAAAGAGAGCGTGAACGAGAACGCGCACGTGAGCGTGAACGTAGATTCCGTGAGCGTGcaaggagagaaagagaggaacGGCAGAGGAGAGAGGAAGAACGCAGAGAAAGGGAGCGAGAACGCCGTGAAAGAGAGAGACGGGAACGAGAAAGAGAGCAGCGTGAAAGGGAACGTGAGCGAGAAcgcagagagagagaaagagaacgTGAACGTgagaaagagaaggaaaaagagCGTGAAAGAGAAGCAGAACGTGAACGAGAACGAGCTAAAGCGGCAACCAGAGATAGAGACAGGGAGAAAGATAGAAAGGATCGAGACCGTGATGTTGATAGAAAGAG GCGTAGATCGTCTAGTCGACGTCGGTCAAGGTCAACCAGCCGCCGATCAAAATCAAAGAGCCCT taTTCAAGGAGCCTATCAAGAACACCATCACCGTTTAAAAAGTCTGAAGAAAAGGAAGCAAAATCTTCCAAGCATGATAAATCCAGAGATCGTGACAG GAGCTCTGAGGGTAAAAGCACCTCGCGTAGGAAGTCGGAATCACCTGATCATAGACGCCGTAGCAGTGAT GCGCATCATAAAAAATCTAAAGACTCGTCTTCTGAATCAGATGATGATGATAAatccaagaaaaagaaaaagcgcAAGCATGAATCAAGCGACTCTGAAAAGTCTGAAGTTGAAAAG gtaaaggagaagaagaaaaagaaaagaaaagattcGAGCTCTTCTGAAGAAGATGAACCAGCAAAGAAGAAGCATAAGAAGGATTCTTCTTCATCTGAGCGGAGTGTAGAAAAAGcctccaaaaagaaaaagaagaagaaatcaaAGGCCTCCAGCTCTAGCTCTGAG GAAAGTGATGGTgatgagaaaaagaagaaaaaggacaaGAAACATAAGAAGCACAAGAAACACAAGAAGCACAAGAAACATAAGAAACGCAAAGAGGATGCAAGTAGTTCT gaTTCCGATGTTGATTCAGAACCCTCTGAAGAACGTGAGCAGCGCCTTCGTGAAAAAGCTCTTaagtccatgaagaagcagaaGCAACAGAAGCCTTCAGAAGAAAGTGGCAGTTCAAGTGACTAA
- the Tim9a gene encoding mitochondrial import inner membrane translocase subunit Tim9, with the protein MAQIPGVNPDDIKTFREFLVSYNKLSELCFMDCAKDFTTRDVKSDEEKCALNCMEKYLKLNQRVSQRFQEFQMVANENMMASNQKLGLNLK; encoded by the exons ATGGCTCAAATTCCAGGGGTTAATCCTGATGATATCAAAACC TTTCGAGAATTCTTGGTTTCCTACAACAAGCTATCTGAGCTGTGCTTTATGGACTGTGCTAAAGATTTCACAACAAGAGATGTGAAAAGTGATGAA GAAAAGTGCGCCCTTAACTGTATGGAGAAGTATTTAAAACTTAATCAGAGGGTATCTCAACGTTTCCAGGAATTCCAAATGGTTGCCAATGAAAATATGATGGCATCTAATCAAAAACTTGGGTTGAACTTGAAATAA